A stretch of the Metopolophium dirhodum isolate CAU chromosome 8, ASM1992520v1, whole genome shotgun sequence genome encodes the following:
- the LOC132951018 gene encoding ankyrin repeat and KH domain-containing protein 1-like isoform X5, translating to MEQIPTTSSGGNATAAPSSAGPSFTPPTPVQPSDNNCIDKRLQSVSESEYQDDEYDEPDHQMYLSGSSGSEGELSEVGRFGINREKLCRDPNNHLNSTFLIAADDTDTEQSIEGDPDTHRQLEALLQAAGSMLRPSANVCGLGLTKLGVPIETTTDPEVLRKLTNSVSCALDEAAAALTRMRAETKNDNKTLVEACHDGDVGAVRKLLTEGRSVHETSEEGESLLSLACSAGYYELAQVLLAMQANVEDRGIKGDCTPLMEAASSGFVEIVRLLLAHGAVVNALSSTGNTPLMYACAGGHVDTVKELLNYGANVEDHNENGHTPLMEAASAGHVPVAKILLEHGAGINTHSNEFKESALTLACYKGHLEMVRFLLAAGADQEHKTDEMHTALMEASMDGHVEVARLLLDSGAQVNMPTDSFESPLTLAACGGHVELALLLIDRGANIEEVNDEGYTPLMEAAREGHEDMVSVLLSKGANINAQTEETQETALTLACCGGFLDVADFLIKNGAILELGASTPLMEAAQEGHIDLVRYLLECGADVHAQTTSADTALTYACENGHTDVADLLLQFGANLEHESEGGRTPLMKACRAGHLCTVQFLISKAADINRVTANNDHTPLSLSCAGGHLSVVELLLAHSADPFHKLKDNSTMVIEAAKGGHTNVVKLLLDYPHSVMLTPPVSPVPTTPAEDVPVVDESALSEVQVMSKAHAIAGRIVESYGPNAKHNANSCIQKAMIRKAQLNAPNSSFSDVQFKIQLPKENNVKANTPTSKPLINTAAIEQQLFKRQQIAEDLKRVEQELKENGSLSMVTLMTTPPPLSASSPGVLDSSTSSNGSIAESSASNTSVGSNKVGEASKNNLSQPVTASSDVVQTTAISDRPKIKAKFKKKPAQPLAGMTSLNEATQATLDANYARGVMAGVAAMKPQFKAEFIERHSGDGCDKELAARMIKFCEEQTAKREANDGGHANLKELMISSLMSEHLLKVRKDLQIPDNMVKNLLPLSGALHDSLPHGTTGLLPLPGDLNTRIDFKALNCIDAELLENLVRESPLTLEDISNLPNIDERLQKEIQNHRCNINSSDSGLSSTFSSQSFKNYVQNQTSIDFRIKNLSSMDIANFAGAVSQLSLDETTAQQPTTATIPTLINCVPTQVAAATQTPSESVSSNKRSATTTSTTTAMTTTTNKGFSTTTGESYGSDADISYGINVDSQTESNHDTALTVACAGGHEELVKLLLVRGANIEHRDKKGFTPLILAATGGFDKIVEILLSNVANMEAQSERTKDTPLSLACSGGRYEVCDLLLQRGANKEHRNVSDYTPLSLAASGGYVNIIKLLLSNGAEINSRTGSKLGISPLMLAAMNGHTAAVKLLLDMGSDINAQIETNRNTALTLACFQGRHEVVSLLLDRKANVEHRAKTGLTPLMEAASGGYVEVGRVLIDKGADVNANPVPSSRDTALTIAADKGHVRFVELLLEKNAYVEVKNKKGNSPLWLAANGGHLGVIELLYKVGANIDSQDNRKVTCLMAAFRKGHVKVVRWMVNHVSQFPSDQEMTRFLTTLSDKESIDKCHDCMIAIRISKDQQAARANKNASILLEELDMEKTKEELKKASAARRKMKKKKKKQAKSGKKLEEETEEKNDEQEIDDEEEEEDEEEIPVIVLVEMKKKVDLKKKGKVTVLSNVMSADVEEGDSGIDANSQGSCSSTDAKNAAAAAAAAARVVAQTQIASSNKKDKKKKGKEVAVEVKPTSSTTNSKLTTNSAATQTNAAKVNSSQTKSNKEKKNQVNSTQSKIVTSAVPLTKTEIIPPIVTKNAQLKTKVQQPNNNVTNTTRKESVKVNNYKGNNKVVNNMVFESTQNPAAREDFEATGSENFLVKHKKQHPTEEYIHVGAKTSNVSPVKQTRGREEGWKEVVRTRYLASPYRSKKVSVPLNAISRVIGRGGSNINAIRASTGALIEVDNQSKGQGERIITIKGSTDVTKQAHDLIAMLIKDPEVNIMSVIAKNPKVTSAWDKSVNNAKAKTAAAAALPQKPVVTQPITVVATSKLTFTPSIVASMTIKPTITVNGPRPTVAAVAAGEKKITTSTVKPTMSYTNAIISSSDSISKPSQQPQPPAPSKVVQSVSVTPSTTATVTVSVTPITTGSVSASALTVVTKSTNALPLAQPKPQQESSSVTTHHPVAIVSPMVSSAPLPPQPQIKPQVVDASEYSLFDSFSKISVQTMWGRDGECGGQKPSVTFTGGNHIPAVTPSIGTIGQPKKYLETDTPMADASKAPGYRGAGLSSPISSKTGGGNTGSTNGSRTTTPPMSSSPVTQYNNNTGIQPTVQQPQPEPYHTQSQHPYISDQTHQSAQINVERSRLNPRAPDFATIKSNQNMVQPQQVYNNQVPQNFLQPPMVPNVMPFQQKFHQQLPNLRVAPNNPNRWTHFINQPPPPFGRPALHPVNGNAEMFAGMEATASPPNMSPNLDERKAPPKPIGTERAWKQNLIGENPHQQQHANWSDMKMHWAHHDLFRTPPPPPVNFPLGPRPMMDEHNLFDTYQSTEHLTSANMNHHMMQTMPLFAANGHLEQQSHHLLASNHHGPGQMAFDPKLEWDQSRSQQQQAQQQSQQQAPMNTPFPFIF from the exons ATGGAACAAATACCCACGACATCGAGCGGCGGAAACGCCACGGCTGCACCGTCGTCAGCCGGCCCCTCGTTCACGCCCCCGACACCCGTCCAGCCCTCGGACAACAATTGCATCGACAAAAGATTGCAGTCTGTCTCCGAGTCGGAATACCAAGACGACGAGTACGACGAACCTGATCACCAAATGTACTTGTCCGGGTCGTCCGGTTCCGAAGGAGAATTATCAGAA GTTGGTAGGTTTGGTATAAATCGAGAGAAATTATGTCGAGATCCTAATAACCATTTAAATTCAACCTTTCTAATAGCAGCAGACGATACAGATACTGAACAAAGTATAGAAGGAGATCCTGACACCCATCGCCAATTAGAAGCACTTCTTCAAGCAGCAGGATCTATGCTTAGGCCaa GTGCAAACGTATGCGGTTTAGGTCTGACTAAACTGGGCGTTCCAATTGAGACGACCACAGACCCTGAAGTGCTGCGAAAATTAACGAATAGTGTTTCTTGTGCTTTAGACGAGGCGGCAGCAGCTTTGACACGGATGAGAGCAGAAACcaaaaatgataataa GACCCTAGTCGAAGCATGTCATGATGGTGACGTTGGAGCTGTTCGTAAACTGCTAACAGAAGGTCGATCAGTTCATGAGACATCTGAAGAGGGAGAAAGTTTGTTGTCCCTTGCCTGTTCAGCAGGTTATTACGAATTAGCTCag gtctTATTAGCAATGCAAGCCAATGTCGAAGATAGGGGTATTAAAGGAGATTGTACACCACTTATGGAAGCTGCGTCTTCTGGATTTGTGGAGATTGTTAGGCTCTTACTTGCTCATGGAGCTGTTGTAAACGCTTTATCATCCACAG gAAATACACCATTAATGTATGCATGTGCTGGAGGCCATGTTGATACTGTTAAAGAACTTTTAAATTATGGAGCTAATGTTGAAGATCATAATGAAAATGGACATACACCCCTCATGGAAGCTGCAAGTGCTGGGCATGTTCCAGTGGCAAAA ATTCTACTCGAACATGGAGCTGGTATTAATACTCATTCCAATGAATTTAAGGAAAGTGCTTTAACATTAGCATGTTATAAAGGCCATCTAGAAATGGTTCGTTTTTTGTTAGCTGCTGGAGCTGATCAA GAACATAAAACAGATGAAATGCATACTGCTTTAATGGAGGCATCGATGGATGGTCATGTCGAGGTTGCGAGACTTTTATTAGATTCTGGTGCTCAAGTTAATATGCCAACTGACAGTTTTGAGTCGCCTCTCACATTAGCTGCATGCGGTGGCCACGTTGAGCTTGCATTATTGTTGATTGACCGTGGGGCCAATATTGAAGAAGTTAATGATGAAGGCTATACTCCTCTCATGGAAGCTGCTCGAGAAGGTCATGAAGATATGGTGTCCGTTTTGTTGAGTAAag GAGCAAATATTAATGCACAGACTGAAGAGACTCAAGAGACTGCTCTGACCTTAGCATGTTGTGGAGGATTTTTGGATGTGGCTGATTTCCTAATAAAAAATGGTGCAATTTTGGAGCTTGGTGCATCAACACCCCTTATGGAAGCAGCTCAAGAAGGACATATAGACCTGGTTCGATACCTTTTAGAATGTGGTGCAGATGTTCATGCTCAAACTACATCAGCTGATACAGCACTGACCTATGCTTGTGAAAATGGCCATACAGATGTTGCTGATTTGTTACTTCAGTTTGGTGCTAATCTT gaaCACGAATCTGAAGGTGGTCGTACACCTTTAATGAAAGCATGTAGGGCTGGCCACTTATGTACTGTTCAATTTCTAATATCTAAAGCCGCTGATATAAATAGAGTCACTGCCAATAATGACCATACACCTTTGTCACTTTCCTGTGCTGGAGGTCACCTTTCAGTTGTTGAACTACTGCTCGCTCATTCAGCTGATCCTTTTCATAAACTAAAAGACAACTCAACCATGGTTATAGAAGCAGCCAAAGGTGGTCATACGAATGTCGTTAAATTGTTATTAGATTATCCACATTCAGTTATGTTAACACCTCCTGTATCACCTGTACCTACTACTCCTGCTGAAGATGTGCCAGTTGTTGATGAATCTGCCTTATCTGAAGTGCAGGTTATGTCCAAGGCTCATGCAATTGCTGGTAGAATAGTAGAAAGTTATGGGCCTAATGCCAAACATAATGCAAATTCTTGCATACAAAAAGCTATGATAAGGAAAGCACAACTTAACGCACCCAATAGTTCGTTTAGTGATGTTCAG tttaaaattcaattaccCAAAGAAAACAATGTCAAAGCTAATACTCCTACTTCCAAACCACTTATTAATACAGCTGCAATCGagcaacaattatttaaaaggcAACAAATTGCTGAAGATCTTAAA AGAGTCGAACAAGAGTTAAAAGAAAATGGAAGTCTTTCAATGGTTACGTTGATGACAACACCTCCTCCGTTATCAGCGTCATCACCCGGTGTTTTAGATTCCAGCACTTCATCTAATGGTTCAATTGCAg AATCGTCAGCAAGTAACACATCTGTGGGTTCAAATAAAGTAGGAGAAGCATCAAAAAATAATCTTAGCCAACCTGTGACTGCTAGTTCTGATGTAGTTCAAACAACTGCGATTAGTGATAGACCTAAAATCAAAgccaaatttaaaaagaaaccaGCCCAGCCACTAGCAGGAATGACGAGTCTTAATGAAGCAACTCAAGCAACATTAGATGCCAATTATGCTAGAGGCGTAATGGCAGGAGTTGCAGCAATGAAACCACAATTTAAAGCTgaa tttattgaaaGACACTCAGGTGATGGCTGTGATAAAGAATTAGCAGCTCGTATGATCAAATTTTGTGAAGAGCAAACTGCTAAACGAGAAGCAAATGATGGTGGACATGCCAACCTTAAAGAATTAATGATTAGTTCTCTAATGAGTGAACACCTATTAAAAGTTCGTAAGGACCTACAAATTCCAGATAATATGGTGAAGAATTTATTGCCACTGTCTGGAGCCTTACATGACAGTTTACCTCATGGTACAACTGGTTTGTTGCCATTACCCGGTGATCTTAATACACGAATTGACTTTAAagctttaaattgtattgatgcAGAACTTCTAGAAAATTTAGTTAGGGAATCCCCGCTCACACTTGAAGATATATCAAAct taccAAATATAGATGAACGACTTCAAAAAGAAATTCAAAACCACCGTTGCAATATCAATTCTTCTGATTCTGGATTAAGCAGTACTTTTTCTTCTCAATCAttcaaa AATTATGTTCAAAATCAAACATCTAttgattttagaattaaaaatttatcatCAATGGATATAGCTAATTTTGCGGGTGCAGTGTCCCAGCTTAGTTTGG ATGAAACGACAGCACAACAACCTACTACTGCAACAATACCTACATTGATCAACTGTGTTCCTACGCAAGTGGCTGCCGCTACTCAAACACCATCAGAGTCAGTGTCATCAAATAAGCGTTCAGCGACAACTACATCAACAACTACTGCTATGACAACTACTACAAATAAAG GATTCTCCACTACTACTGGAGAGTCATATGGCAGTGATGCTGACATATCATATGGCATCAATGTAGATTCACAAACAGAGAGCAACCATGATACAGCTTTAACAGTTGCATGTGCTGGTGGTCATGAAGAGTTAGTTAAACTTTTATTAGTCCGAGGTGCAAATATTGAACACAGAGATAAAAAAGGATTTACTCCATTAATATTAGCAGCTACAGGaggttttgataaaattgttgaaattcTCCTGAGTAATGTAGCTAATATGGAAGCACAGTCTGAACGGACAAAAGATACACCTTTATCTTTAGCATGTTCTGGTGGCCGTTATGAG GTTTGTGATCTATTGCTTCAAAGAGGAGCAAACAAAGAGCATAGAAATGTTTCGGATTATACCCCATTGAGTTTAGCAGCTTCTGGTGGTTATgtgaacattataaaattattattgagtaaCGGAGCAGAAATAAATTCTCGAACTGGTTCCAAGTTGGGAATTTCTCCTTTAATGTTAGCTGCTATGAATGGACATACAG CTGCTGTCAAGTTACTATTAGATATGGGCAGTGATATAAATGCTCAAATTGAAACGAACCGTAATACTGCGCTCACATTAGCTTGTTTCCAAGGCAGACATGAAGTAGTCTCATTATTATTAGACCGAAAAGCTAATGTAGAACATAGAGCTAAA aCTGGATTAACACCTTTAATGGAAGCAGCTAGTGGTGGCTATGTTGAAGTTGGTAGAGTATTAATTGATAAAGGAGCTGATGTAAATGCTAATCCAGTGCCATCTTCTCGTGATACTGCTCTCACAATAGCAGCAGACAAGGGTCATGTACGATTTGTAGAACTACTACTAGAAAA AAATGCATATGtggaagtaaaaaataaaaaaggaaatTCTCCTTTATGGTTAGCTGCCAATGGTGGTCATTTAGGTGTAATTGAATTACTCTACAAAGTTGGTGCCAATATAGATTCCCAAGATAATAGAAAAGTTACCTGTTTAATGGCTGCATTTCGTAAAGGCCATGTCAAAGTAGTGAGGTGGATGGTAAACCATGTATCACAGTTTCCAAGTGATCAAGAAATGACACGATTCCTTACTACATTGAGTGATAAA GAGTCTATTGATAAATGCCATGATTGTATGATTGCTATTCGGATATCAAAAGACCAGCAAGCAGCTAGAGCCAATAAAAATGCTTCTATATTGCTTGAAGAACTTGATATGGAAAAGACTAAAGAAGAATTAAAAAAGGCTTCTGCTGCTCGtcgaaaaatgaaaaagaaaaagaaaaaacaagCCAAAAGTGGTAAAAAATTGGAGGAAGAAACAGAAGAAAAGAATGATGAACAAGAAATTgatgatgaagaagaagaagaagacgaAGAAGAAATCCCcgttatag tattggttgaaatgaagaaaaaagttgatttaaaaaagaaGGGCAAAGTTACTGTACTGAGTAATGTGATGTCAGCAGATGTTGAAGAGGGTGATAGTGGAATTGATGCCAACAGCCAAGGAAGTTGTAGTAGTACAGATGCTAAAaatgctgctgctgctgctgctgctgctgctcgAGTAGTAGCCCAAACCCAAATTGCATCTTccaataaaaaagataaaaagaaaaaagggaAGGAAGTTGCAGTAGAAGTCAAACCCACTTCATCTACTACAAATTCTAAATTAACTACTAATTCAGCTGCTACTCAAACAAATGCAGCCAAAGTAAATTCTTCTCAAACTAAATCAAATAAG GAGAAGAAAAATCAAGTCAATTCAACTCAGAGTAAAATTGTTACTAGTGCAGTACCTCTCACCAAAACTGAGATTATTCCTCCAATAGTAACTAAAAACGCACAACTAAAAACTAAAGTTCAACAGCCAAATAACAATGTTACAAATACCACCCGTAAAGAATCTGTTaaagtgaataattataaaggaAACAACAAGGTTgtcaataatatggtttttgaaTCAACACAGAATCCAGCTGCTCGTGAAGATTTTGAAGCTACAGGAAGTGAAAACTTTCTTGTTAAGCATAAAAAACAACATCC AACTGAAGAATATATTCATGTTGGTGCTAAAACTTCTAATGTTAGTCCTGTGAAGCAAACTCGTGGGCGTGAAGAAGGATGGAAAGAAGTTGTTCGAACTCGGTACCTTGCCTCTCCTTACAGAAGTAAAAAAGTATCTGTGCCATTAAATGCAATCAGCCGTGTAATTGGACGTGGTGGGAGTAACATAAATGCCATAAGAGCTTCAACTGGAGCATTAATTGAGGTGGATAATCAAAGTAAAGGACAAGGAGAaagaataattactataaa aggATCAACAGATGTCACTAAACAAGCTCATGATTTAATTGCTATGCTAATTAAAGATCCAGAAGTGAATATTATGAGCGTTATTGCAAAAAATCCTAAAGTTACTAGTGCTTGGGATAAATCTGTG AATAATGCTAAAGCCAAAACTGCAGCAGCTGCCGCATTACCACAAAAACCTGTTGTTACTCAACCAATTACAGTTGTAGCTACTTCTAAATTAACGTTTACACCAT cgATTGTTGCTTCTATGACCATAAAGCCTACAATCACTGTCAATGGACCTCGACCTACTGTTGCCGCTGTAGCTGCag gcGAAAAGAAGATTACAACAAGTACTGTCAAACCAACAATGTCCTATACAAATGCCATAATATCCTCTTCAGATTCAATATCTAAACCTTCACAACAACCTCAACCACCTGCTCCTTCTAAAGTTGTTCAATCTGTTTCTGTAACTCCATCAACTACTGCTACTGTTACTGTATCTGTAACACCTATTACAACAGGAAGTGTGTCCGCTTCTGCATTAACTGTTGTGACCAAATCTACCAATGCGTTACCTCTTGCTCAACCTAAACCACAACAAGAATCATCATCTGTTACTACTCATCATCCAGTTGCTATTGTGTCACCGATGGTGAGCAGTGCTCCATTACCACCTCAACCACAAATCAAGCCTCAAGTTGTGGATGCTTCAGAGTATTCATTATTTGATTCATTTtctaaa ATATCTGTTCAAACAATGTGGGGTAGAGATGGGGAATGTGGAGGACAAAAACCAAGTGTTACATTTACCGGGGGTAATCATATTCCAGCTGTTACCCCATCAATTGGAACAATTGGTCaacctaaaaaatatttggaaacagACACACCAATGGCTGACGCATCAAAAGCACCAGGTTATCGAGGAGCTGGCCTATCATCTCCAATTTCTTCCAAAACTGGAGGTGGAAATACTGGAAGTACAAATGGTAGTCGTACCACAACACCTCCTATGAGTAGTTCACCTGTCAcacaatacaacaataatacagGCATCCAACCTACCGTTCAACAACCTCAACCAGAACCTTACCATACACAATCTCAACATCCATACATCTCTGATCAAACTCATCAGTCAGCACAAATAAATGTTGAGCGTTCAAGATTAAACCCACGAGCACCAGACTTTGCTACTATTAAATCTAACCAAAATATGGTTCAACCTCAACAAGTCTACAATAATCAAGTACCACAAAATTTCCTTCAACCTCCTATGGTACCCAATGTTATGCCATTTCAACAAAAGTTTCATCAACAATTACCAAATTTAAGAGTTGCACCCAACAATCCTAATCGTTGGACTCATTTTATTAATCAACCTCCTCCTCCGTTTGGACGACCTGCCTTACATCCAGTTAATGGCAATGCAGAAATGTTTGCAGGAATGGAAGCAACTGCTAGCCCACCAAATATGTCACCTAATCTTGATGAACGAAAAGCTCCTCCTAAACCAATTGGTACAGAAAGAGCATGGAAGCAAAATCTAATAGGAGAAAATCCTCATCAGCAACAACACGCAAATTGGTCAGACATGAAAATGCATTGGGCTCATCACGACCTTTTCCGTACCCCTCCTCCACCACCTGTTAATTTTCCACTTGGACCTAGACCTATGATGGAcgaacataatttatttgatacctaccag TCCACTGAACATCTAACGAGTGCTAATATGAATCACCATATGATGCAAACAATGCCATTGTTTGCGGCAAATGGTCACTTAGAACAACAATCCCATCACCTTTTAGCATCAAATCATCACGGTCCTGGTCAAATGGCATTTGACCCAAAATTAGAATGGGACCAATCTAGAAGTCAACAACAGCAAGCCCAACAACAGTCTCAGCAGCAAGCTCCTATGAACACACCATTTCCgttcattttttaa